The following DNA comes from Mugil cephalus isolate CIBA_MC_2020 chromosome 6, CIBA_Mcephalus_1.1, whole genome shotgun sequence.
aacttttttattgtcattaaaagCCCTACACATGCAGTGCACATTCagattaaattacatttcactGACACAGCTATAGATAGAcaggaaaaaatatatgaaaaaaatatatgaaatgcaATTACGATGGCTAGAAGTTGTGGCTCATTTCTATCTATGGTAATAAAATATAGTGAAATATTTATCCTGAAGCTGACAACGTAACATTTGGTCCCAGTTCATGTGTTTCACCAAATTGTTATCAGTGTCAAAGCTTCTGCGTGGTCCTGGAGTTTGTCCTCTGTCCGTGCAGGTGGAGAACTTCACCGTGGCGTTCTCGGATGGCCGCGTCCTCTGCTACCTCATCCACCACTACCACCCCGGTCTGCTGCCAGAGACCTCCGTCAGTCACAGCACGACTCAGACCGTCGAGTGCTCACCGAGGGGCCGCCTGGAGCTCAACTGCTCAGCCAGCGACTCCGACAGCTCCTTCGACTTCTCTCCGACGGGTCTTAACGGTACATGTCCGCGGTTTAGAGACAGTTTGGAGCATCTAAGGAGATGTCAAAATAGTTCTTTCCTCAGGTGATCTGTTTGTGACGGGTGATGTGAgagatcaaaaaaataaaaaaaaagattgcaaAGGCACTCTGCCTTCATCAGGGCATGTCCTCATCAAGGCCCATGTGCTTTTAACCAGTTTTGCCAtgtttaaaaagatttttttttaaatactttttcaaCCACAGAGTGCCTTTgcaatctttcttttttgagtgTGACTTCCCTTTAgagaaaacatgaatgatgGGTCAAGACAGAGATTAAGAAAAGATTGTAGAGATATTAACTAacttgatttcttctttttttttctgaaaaggtCCAGATTCTCCATCGCTGCAGTTTAAAGAGCTGCTGGAGAACGagaaaaacaacttcagacTGGTCAACAATGCCGTGTCCTTCCTGGGTGGAGTCCCAGCCATGATCAACCCAGCTGACATGTCCAACACCATCCCCAGCGAGAAGGTGAGGCCAGACGATGTACCTTAATTACTCATATGGTcatgaaatacaaaacaaagtTAACTTTCCAATCCCCATTATAGAAGTTACCGTATGTAACTTTTGAGAAGTCggctgtaaacacacagatttTTAGGGTGATTTTTCTCATATGAGCAAAGACTCCATGAGGTAGTGTTGTTCATGTCCATAGATACCGAGTGAAAGTCATAGGTGGTATCttggtgtttcattttgtttctttaagcACAATTTAAAGACACAAAACCGAGTGAATAATTCCggtttgtttcttctgtgtcCTGTGTTAATCACAGGAGTAGTTTAAGGATTCAAGAAGATCCTCACAGAACATGTGAATATCTTTCTAAagcgattaaaaaaaatcctgtttaaTGCATACTTAAGCTTTAGGCTTATAGATTTTTGTGGAAAACCacattatctctttttttttaaaaggtagTTTGGACGTAACCAGCAATTATTCCTCAGATTATTGGAGCTGGAGACCACCGATGTCATTTTAGCTTAAAAAACAGTTAAACTGATAAGTTCAATCAAAAAAGAGTTgttaaagtcattttaattCTAAAAGCCATCTCCTACAGCAgcgcaggaaaaaaataagctaAATCTGTGTCGGCTCTTAACGCCAGTTTTCAAAGTGAAATGCTGCAGCTCTTGCTTGATCCACATGGATTTAATTCCAGGTTGTGATGTCCTACCTGTCCTTCCTGTGTGTTCGTCTGCTGGACCTGCGGAACGAAACCAGAGCAGCTCGGCTCATCCAGGGCGCCTGGAGGAAATACAGACTGAAGAAAGATCTGCAGCTCTACCAGGTCGGTTGATgctttttaatatatttgtagGAAATTCAGTCAACTGCAGTCAGTCGCTCGTGACACTTTTGTCCTGAATGGTACCAGGATTAGTAGGAGTCCGAGgggaagtttatttttaaaaattctgatGTTATTTGTGCAGTTGTTATTACTTGGTCATGGAAACACTATtgttgtttgtgcgtgtgtgtatatgctgCAAGTTTAGTCGCTGATGTTTGTGATACTGAAATAATATCAACATGAAGATTTACATTCTGTTTTGGATACAGGAAAGAAATATGGCTGCTGCAAAGATCCAGGCGATGGTGAAGAGTTTTCTCCTGAAGTGCAGAGCTAAGAGGCAGAATCGAGCTGCCATTATCATCCAGTCATTCTGGAGATGTTACGCAGCCCGCAACAGGTTGAGGCTGAAGAAAGAGGCTCAGCTTCGTGCCATTCAACACGAAGCAGCAACAGTCATCCAGGTAGGTGTGTTATTATTTACCTAAATGACACGAGTATGCTATGTGCCGTAGTGGGAAGAAATAACTCTCCaaaccagcagagggcagtagTCTGAATTCGacattgaaaaaaaggaaaccataaaaccatttttttcagtttgcctCTCCTGATGGTCTACATTTTATTGATTATCAGATGTTCCGCTAGTGTGTAAAAACAAGCGTTCTCAAGTGTTGGTTGCTCTAATTTAGGGTTTGGTACTTCAGTAAGACGAACTGTGAAAGCTGTGACTTTAAGGCTgcgttcagaccttgcattatcATCCTTCCTTGGGAATCCAGTCACAACTGACCATCTTAAAGTACAGGTGAACAACACCCCCTGGATTCATTGAGGtcacatttgagagatctgatctctgaccacatgtGGAGGTTATatttgacctcattcctttggtggtgtgaacacacaattgGTCCTTCATCATTAACAACCACATACTCAATATTCCATCAAATAAAAACCCACAACTAGTattataaaagtttaaaaaaataaatacaagcagttagtagctaaaaataaatgaatctaaaCAGGAATAACTCATTAAATTATCAATATGAGTTCATGAGTGTGTGATTCTGTCACATtggcatgtggttaattattgatgtgatcTTGTTGGATGCCAGCCTGTTACTTGTTACAATCaccagtgtctttatttacctttattaccagATATTACACTGTGTGTGGAAACTTTCAAGCGCTGGAGTTTTAATAATCTGAATTTTGTGCAGCTCTAACTAACGTCAAGGCGAATATCAGTAAATAATAACGTGTGGGCCCAagtcataacacacacacacacacacaaaagctgttAACGGTTCTGAAACAGTAGTAGGTAGAGATCTATTAGAGACagttggtgtttatttgcatgaagagctgcctgtggatgcgtgTGGAAAAACGTTTAAATGCCAGGGATGAACAGAAACACTAAGCTGGCTATTTGTGACTGCATTGCCTTGGATGGATGCAATGTCTGAACAGAATTTAATTTGCATCGTCATGAATTTACATGCTGTGAAgtgaactttttgtttttccttttattgcCAGAATCACTCTTCATTCTGTTCTTTTAAACTTCATAATGAAGCTGTCACGTGTAATTGGTATTTGAATAGATGGTTCTTATCTTGTCCATGCAGGCTCAGTGGAGGATGTTTTCAGCCAGGAGAGCTTACCAGTGCCTCGGATATTACGCCATTGTTGTCCAAGCACAATGGCGAATGAAGAGAGCGGCCTCTGCTTATGGAAAAATCTACTGGGCGGCAACAGTCATTCAGAAGTACTCCAGAGCGTGGGCTCTTTCAAGGAAAGATCGGGAACGCTATCTCTTTCTCAGAGCTGCTGCAATGAAGATACAGAGAGCGTTCAGGAGatggaaagcaaagaaaacacaaaaggagaACTGTGCTGCAAAAGTGATTCAAGCTGTGTTTAGGAAATGGTACAAGGCAAAAATGTCTGAaagatctgctgctgctgtaagaATTCAGTCTTGGTACAGGATGCAGAAGTCTGTCAATCGATACAAAAAGATTCAGAAAAGCGCTGTGCTCATGCAAGCCTTGTACAGAGGCCATGCACAGAGGCGCTGCTTTCAGAtgatgaagctgcagcagcgctCGGCCATTGTCATCCAAAGTGCCTTCAGAGGGCACGCCGTCAGAAAACATGTGGCGAAGATGAGATGCGCTGCAGTCGTAATCCAGCGCCGCTTCAGAGCTTCGGTGGCGAGAGACCTGGAACGGAAAATGTTTGTGAGGATGAGATGTGCGGCGGTCACCTTACAGGCAGCTTATCGTGGAAAAGCAGCTCGGGAGGCGctgagaaaacagcacaaggcagCCACAGCCATCCAGGCGGCTTTTAGGAAGGGCGCTGCCCAAAGGAACTACCTGGCCTTGAGAAAAGCCACAGCTCTGATACAGCAGAAGTACAGAGCTGCAGTTTTAACGCATAAGGCAAAGAGTGAATATGATGCTCTTAGGAATGCTGCGCTCACTATACAAGCAAACTGGAGAGGCAGAACCATTAGAAAGAGAATAGAGAAATTGCATCAATGTGCAACACTGATACAGGCGTATTATCGTCGGTACAAAGTACAAGAAGAGTATAGCGCTAAGAAGGCCGGAGCTGTAGTAATACAGCATCATTACAGGGCCTTTGTGGCTGGAAGGGAGATAAGGAAGGCATACCTTCAGAAGAGAGATGCCTGCATTACTCTTCAAGCTGGATTCAGAGGCATGAAGGTCCGgacagagcagaggaaaaaacaccATGCAGCAACTCTCATTCAGTCCTTAGTTAGGATGATTTTAAGTAGGAAACGATACTTTCTCCTTCAGAGTGCAGCGATTATCATCCAAAGCCGATACAGGGCTCTTCTTGTATGCAGGGCGAAGCAGATTGAATTCAGAAAGCTAAAGCAGGCCACAGTAAAGATCCAAGCTCTATTCAGAGGATTCAGAGTAAGAGAAGACCTCAAGAAGAGACACAATGCTGCCAGAGCAATCCAAGCTCAGTTCAGGATGCACAGGATGCGCATGGCTTACCTCGCCGCCAAGTGTGCTGCCATTATTATTCAGGAACGATACAGGGCTAAAAGGCTCAGGGATCAACAGATGTGGAGGTACAGGACAATGAAATCTGCAGCTGTGGTCATCCAGGCAGCATACCGTGGATGCAGAACCAGGAGAAAGATTGCAGAGATGCACCGAGCTGCTACAGTCATTCAGAGAAAATATGTTTCAATCCGACAAAGGAAGCAGTTCCTCGCCATCAAGGCAGCAACATTGGTTTGTCAGAGAAGGTACAGAGCAGCAACCCTGGCAAGAAAAGCCCGTCTGGACTATCTGTTACAGCGCAGGGCAGCTGTTTGTCTGCAGGCCACCTACAGAGGATACGAAGTCAGAAAGCAGCTGCGCATCAAGCATATGGCAGCTGTAACAATTCAGTCCCACTTCAGAATGTACCAGCAGAGAACAAGCTACGAGAGGCTCCGCTGGGCTTCCAGTGTGCTGCAAGCACGTTACAGAGcgaacaaaaaaatgaaagcagacaTGCATGCTCTTGGAACCAGGAGAAGTGCTGCTGTTGTCTTACAAGCTGCCTACCGAGGAATGAAGTCCAGACGAGTCCTCAAGCAAATGCATCAAGCAGCCGGTGTTATCCAGAGAGCTTACAGTGCCCACTGTGAACGCAGACGGTATCTTACTCTGAAATCCTGTGTCCTCAATGTTCAGAGAAGATATCGGGCCAAACTTGCAGCAAAGGAACAAATGCAAAAATACCAAAGAATCTGCAAAGCAGCCATCATCCTTCAGGCAGTACACAGAGGACATCAGGTCAGAAAGGAAGTAGCTCGTTGGCATCGCGCTGCCACTGTGATCCAGTCTGTCTTCAGAAAGCACAGAGAGGAAGTCAAGTTCCAGGCCATGCGTCTGTCGGCCATTATCATCCAGAGACGCTATCGAGCTCTTGTTCTTCAGAGGAGAGACCAAGAAGACTTCCTGAAAATAAAACGTTCTGCTGTCGTTCTTCAAGCAGCTTTCAGAGGTCATAAAGTGAGGACAGACATTGCCAAGAAGCACAGAGCAGCTGCTGTCATTCAGGCAAACTTCAAGATGTATAAACAGCAGTCGGCCTTCAGGAGACTCCGCTGGGCCGCCTGTGTCTTACAGCAGAGGTTTAGAGCTCAGAGACAGAGTGACATTGATGCGAAACAATTTCAAGAAGTTAGAAAAGCTGTTATTAGTCTTCAGGCTGCATATCGTGGGATGAAATCCAGACAGATGATCAAACAAATGCATCAGACTGCAAGTGTTATCCAGAGAGCTTACAGAGCCCGCTGTGAACGCAGACGGTATCTTACTCTGAAATCCTGTGCCCTCAATGTTCAGAGAAGATATCGGGCCAAAGTTGAAGCCaagacacaaaggaaacaatATGAACAGCTCCGCAAGGCAGCCATCATCCTTCAGGCAGTGCACAGAGGACGTCAGGTCAGAAAGGAAGTAGCTCATTGGCACCGCGCTGCCACTGTGATCCAGTCTGTCTTCAGAAAGCACAGAGAGGAAATTAAGTTCCAGGCCATGCGTCTGTCGGCCATTATCATCCAGAGACGCTATCGAGCTCTTGTTCTTCAGAGGAGAGACCAAGAAGACTTCCTGAAAATAAAACGTTCTGCTGTCGTTCTTCAAGCAGCTTTCAGAGGTCATAAAGTGAGGACCGACATTGCGAAGAAGCACAGAGCAGCTACTGTCATTCAGGCAAACTTCAAGATGTATAAACAGCAGTCGGCCTTCAGAAGACTCCGCTGGGCCGCCTGTGTCTTACAGCAGAGGTTTAGAGCTCAGAGACAGAGTGACATTGATGCGAAACAATTTCAAGAAGTTAGAAAAGCTGTTATTAGTCTTCAGGCTGCATATCGTGGGATGAAATCCAGACAGATGATCAAACAAATGCATCAGTCTGCAAGTGTTATTCAGAGAGCTTACAGAGCCCGCTGTGAACGCAGACGGTATCTTACTCTGAAATCCTGTGCCCTCAATGTTCAGAGAAGATATCGGGCCAAAGTTGAAGCCaagacacaaaggaaacaatATGAACAACTACGCAAAGCAGCCATCATCCTTCAGGCAGTACACAGAGGACATCAGGTCAGAAAGGAAGTAGCTCAGTGGCATCAGGCTGCCACCTTGATCCAGTCTGTCTTCAGAAAGCACAGAGAGGAAGTCAAGTTCCAGGCCATGCGTCTGTCTGCCATTATCATCCAGAGACGCTATCGGGCTCTTGTTCTTCAAAGACAGGAAAGAGGAACGTTCCTGAAAATAAAACGTTCTGCTGTCGTTCTTCAAGCAGCTTTCAGAGGTCATAAAGTGAGGACCGACATTGAGAAGAAGCACAGAGCAGCTACTGTCATTCAGGCAAACTTCAAGATGTATAAACAGCAGTCGGACTTCAGGAGACGCCGCTGGGCCGCCTGTGTCTTACAGCGGAGGTTTAGAGCCCAGAAGCAGAGTATCCTTCACATGAAACATTATCAAGAAGTTAGAAAAGCCACCATCATTCTACAAGCTGCGTATCGTGGCATGAAATCCAGACAAATCATCAAGCGGGACCATGAGGCAGCCGCCACTATCCAGAGAGCTTACAGAGCTCACTGTGAACGACGCTACGATCGTATCTTCgaagcttagcacaaagacggATCATACAAAGGAGGACCactcagagaacacagagagcTACTGCATTCAGCCATCTTCAAAGA
Coding sequences within:
- the aspm gene encoding abnormal spindle-like microcephaly-associated protein; this translates as MAETATLRGFLDSSPAKRDVANKENDVPVLSLVQFSKAPFVTFGAVKVGTSKSTVLRIENPTEDAEVEVTVEKIPSSKGFSVDHNRFTIQPDDSFDLTVTWTPAEEGGIRELLIFNVSGVVKHQAVLLGRSEAPKKKKKSLWDTIKNKRGAENAIAPRRKAVDPPLKMAANKTFQVSRKPQYKRDKPRSPLASLNEGKSVRQRSHSKLSSTSLKSEEKKAFIPSQEHQTFSLSDQENVHQIQRNSPLVLLVPAAEVDSGNVSASPGALAEKPENRELSKIFNRTMSPIGTPERFKKLMPRVQSESPLPTTVKSAAPAPALSLKDALTIIDSDLSNINSSPQDTSSRSDFSDSLESKSGMYGGRPDTDVLTYFLESPEQSSSSEPRLTFFVSKNSAANEAVDVGEEKVKKTSFTSVTVTKSKAPVEENSFSGRKIKKSRRRLLEKTLELCDGSIHSESGPGTPSLPVIDAGTGLCDEFTSSSPTPSPAPITFPVSTPPSMAPSRFSFSVTSPPPSVPSPLTFTVTSPSPVGSSSPFHQDLLLNSNVFEGPPAFSEPLSVQEMFPIHVATKSKKRKSEEYLKSDGKIEDVGKTERVKRSRVVAGKTDHSRPVQEKRGAPQRQRAAGSAMNTSSLKTSRPAVPAQAKRPTSKVISRGAASLKTSATPSMKMAKVMAVAQSKLTFVKPSQTAIPRHPMPFAAKNMFYDERWIEKQERGFRWWINYVLTPDDFKVNTEVAKVNAVSLAMGTDEKFSVPKAPTKEEMSFSTYTAKRKLNRLRRSACQLFTSEAMVKAIQRLELEVEARRLLVRKDRHLWKDIGERKKVLNWLLSYNPLWLRIGLETIFGELISLESNSDALGLAMFILQRLLWNPDIAAEYRHARVPNLYKDGHEEALSRFTLKKLLLLVCFLDKAKESRLIEHDPCLFCVDAEFKATKDLLLAFSRDFLSGEGILPRHLGYLGLAVSHVQTPLDEFNFAVKNLAVDLKCGIRLVRVMELLVQDWSLSPKLRLPAISRLQKVHNVDVALQVLRSKGVDLKDDHGSLIDSRDIVDGHREKTLSLLWKIIFAFHVEVILDEELLRDEIGFLNRTLRIKLRLASLRADRGPQPSPAKTRGTYEHGSTKITLLMEWVRAVCDFYSLKVENFTVAFSDGRVLCYLIHHYHPGLLPETSVSHSTTQTVECSPRGRLELNCSASDSDSSFDFSPTGLNGPDSPSLQFKELLENEKNNFRLVNNAVSFLGGVPAMINPADMSNTIPSEKVVMSYLSFLCVRLLDLRNETRAARLIQGAWRKYRLKKDLQLYQERNMAAAKIQAMVKSFLLKCRAKRQNRAAIIIQSFWRCYAARNRLRLKKEAQLRAIQHEAATVIQAQWRMFSARRAYQCLGYYAIVVQAQWRMKRAASAYGKIYWAATVIQKYSRAWALSRKDRERYLFLRAAAMKIQRAFRRWKAKKTQKENCAAKVIQAVFRKWYKAKMSERSAAAVRIQSWYRMQKSVNRYKKIQKSAVLMQALYRGHAQRRCFQMMKLQQRSAIVIQSAFRGHAVRKHVAKMRCAAVVIQRRFRASVARDLERKMFVRMRCAAVTLQAAYRGKAAREALRKQHKAATAIQAAFRKGAAQRNYLALRKATALIQQKYRAAVLTHKAKSEYDALRNAALTIQANWRGRTIRKRIEKLHQCATLIQAYYRRYKVQEEYSAKKAGAVVIQHHYRAFVAGREIRKAYLQKRDACITLQAGFRGMKVRTEQRKKHHAATLIQSLVRMILSRKRYFLLQSAAIIIQSRYRALLVCRAKQIEFRKLKQATVKIQALFRGFRVREDLKKRHNAARAIQAQFRMHRMRMAYLAAKCAAIIIQERYRAKRLRDQQMWRYRTMKSAAVVIQAAYRGCRTRRKIAEMHRAATVIQRKYVSIRQRKQFLAIKAATLVCQRRYRAATLARKARLDYLLQRRAAVCLQATYRGYEVRKQLRIKHMAAVTIQSHFRMYQQRTSYERLRWASSVLQARYRANKKMKADMHALGTRRSAAVVLQAAYRGMKSRRVLKQMHQAAGVIQRAYSAHCERRRYLTLKSCVLNVQRRYRAKLAAKEQMQKYQRICKAAIILQAVHRGHQVRKEVARWHRAATVIQSVFRKHREEVKFQAMRLSAIIIQRRYRALVLQRRDQEDFLKIKRSAVVLQAAFRGHKVRTDIAKKHRAAAVIQANFKMYKQQSAFRRLRWAACVLQQRFRAQRQSDIDAKQFQEVRKAVISLQAAYRGMKSRQMIKQMHQTASVIQRAYRARCERRRYLTLKSCALNVQRRYRAKVEAKTQRKQYEQLRKAAIILQAVHRGRQVRKEVAHWHRAATVIQSVFRKHREEIKFQAMRLSAIIIQRRYRALVLQRRDQEDFLKIKRSAVVLQAAFRGHKVRTDIAKKHRAATVIQANFKMYKQQSAFRRLRWAACVLQQRFRAQRQSDIDAKQFQEVRKAVISLQAAYRGMKSRQMIKQMHQSASVIQRAYRARCERRRYLTLKSCALNVQRRYRAKVEAKTQRKQYEQLRKAAIILQAVHRGHQVRKEVAQWHQAATLIQSVFRKHREEVKFQAMRLSAIIIQRRYRALVLQRQERGTFLKIKRSAVVLQAAFRGHKVRTDIEKKHRAATVIQANFKMYKQQSDFRRRRWAACVLQRRFRAQKQSILHMKHYQEVRKATIILQAAYRGMKSRQQALEAARAERRLRFTSAAFHHLNAIKIQRALRAHWALESAKRQIHSVIAIQRWARARQQRRRFLEDKKKVVAAQRVVRSWLARRHKAASVIQQAVKKFLLLRRQERVQQGIVKAQALWRGHRSRRLNDDTKVVKLRHRLREVSAGVREEDKLCNKTSLALDYLLRYKHFSYILEALKNLETATRLSPECCERLVESGATNVIFTLIRCCNRSVPCMDVITFSIQILLNLSKYHKTIEAVYSVENSVETLLDLLQRYREKAGDKVAEKGGSIFTKACFLLALLLQDKHRAEEVMKLPKVLDRIRSIYRLTARKQKMDTERTITKLKMNASINGSFFVPATPRKSRPVPKFAPEWVLRKDKLKDVVDPLRAIHMVADTLSIVL